Below is a window of Oncorhynchus clarkii lewisi isolate Uvic-CL-2024 chromosome 19, UVic_Ocla_1.0, whole genome shotgun sequence DNA.
CAACGTGTCGAAGTACCTGGTGAGTATGACAGTCAGCGTGTGATAGAGCTACTACTAATGTTTTTTTGTTATACTGAAAATTGTATGTAACAATTGATTACATTTGTCAGAAACTCTTATCGAGAGCATTTAAGGTTCATTCAAAGGCACGTCCAAAGATGTTTCACCTACTCGGCTCAATGATTCAAAatggcaacctttcggttattggcccaacactaaccactaggctactagcTGCCTAATAAGGATGACCAGACATGTACTTATTTGCCATACTTTTTTTGCCATGTACTTGTGATGTGCTAATTAATTTATCTCATAAACGAAAAACTCTTTGGTTGCATCATCTCTTATGTATTTATTAGTACAGTGCAGAGTCACATCCGATTTGGACAATTTTATTAATTTAATTGATCTAAATAAAATTAAATAGAACCGTTTCTGTCCAATGGTTTTTGTTTAGCCTGTTTGTGCTTAAGTTTCAGCACTGTTCATTTGTTAGATAACTTCTAACATATTTACTTGTATTTCCATCCTCAGGttgtgtgctgtgtgtctgtgctgctggACCTGACCATGGCGAAAGGAATGAAGGTGACAAATGAGAGGTGTAACGAAACACTGATCATCCCTTCAGACTTCTACAAGATTCCCACAGACGAATCAGAGGGAAATGGGAACATTCACACACGCTCTCTGTCACCCTGGACCTGGAAGTGAGTTACATTTACATaatatagcagacactcttatccagagtgacttacaggagcaattagggttaagtgtcttgctcaaggacaattgacagatttttcaactagtcggctcagggatttgaaccagcgacttTTCAGTTACTGGACCAATGCTcgtaaccgctaggctacctactgcaaatttacattaacacacacactacagtattTGATACTGACCTTGAATTGACCTTGATCTGAGTTATGTGACTGTCTTACAATCTTAATACAAGCTCTATGTAAAGCCTGTGAATACTATCCGTAGGTTTAAATATTTGTTGTTGAtttattttcttctctctctgtttaatcTCTAGAAGCACTACAGTGGAGAACCGTATTCCTCCGACCATGTGGGAGGCCGAGTGCAGCTCTATGTACTGTGTCTACCCCACCAACAGAAGCCAGTACATGCGCTACAGGCAGAACTCTGTACCTATCTACCAGCAGGTCATGGTACTCTACACTTCAGCCACCAGGAAGTGCTACAGCGCCTCCTTCCTGTCTGTGGCCGTGGGGTGCACCTGTGCCTGGGCAAGGACTACTTGATGTAGCCTGCAGTACACTACATCTATGGCCTTACTTTGTTTGGTTATTCATTTAATTCAATCCAAATGTAATGTATTTTAATTTAAAGTAACTAGGGAGGTCCAACATTTGTTAATCCCACTAAGCAGAAGAATTGACTGTGAATAGTTGAGTAGAATTCAAGAAAAAGATCCCCATTGACATATGTTCTATTTGagcaataaaaacatttttaaaacccAATTGTCTTAAACCTTTtgaaatatattattttttgAAGTAGAATAGAATGTCCAGTCCATTGGCTGTCACAGGCTAGAAATCGTGTGTGTGGTGTACTGATTCAAAGAAACCTTCAGATGAAATTTCGGGAATATAATTCATTATAGGGCTAATAGATTGAAGTTAGTATCATATcatcaaacttttgactggtactgcatcaCATACATACTGCATTCTTGCATCACAAGACAGTAGCTCATTGACTACTGTcgccatttccggtcacaacttgcagacttgtttacgtgttgctgtgcgttttgtgcgttttgttgccaaccttactttgctacctgacaactttacggtttttactttttaattaccattCATATTTTGGGTTTTTtccattcaactttttcactccggacgctttatctggacatggttcgtcaggacctccaacagccgaagctaagtagtaacattaacatgatgccttctaattgcagtcgctgtataTAACAGCTGTACtgtaatatacaggagaacgatcgccttacggcgaagATAGCTGtgttgcaagcccagcttcagacgcaatcactgtgcaagggtaatttcagtgtaggaaaggatgaaacagcgtctgtgccaccagtaagtacagatagtaacgttagtataaatcccctcgcacggtccccgcagccggacaactttgtcatggtttctggagggaaatgctgtaggaatgctcaacctgtgtcgctcattcagccgacagaaactttcaaccggttttccccattaagcagtgagtcggagtctgaggccgagccttctcttgtctcagaccccgtaacgggaggaggagagacgctgaagcttcccaccattagctctgacaaattgaaaaccctagtcattggcgactccattacccgcagtattagacttaaaacgaatcatccagcgatcatacactgtttaccaggagGCAGGGCTACCggcgttaaggctaatctgaagatggtgctggcaaagataaaactggcgagtgtagagagtatagagatattgttatccacgtcggcaccaacgatgttaggatgaaacagtcagaggtcaccaagcgcaacatagcttcagcgtgtaaatcagctagaaagatgtgtcggcatcgagtaattgtctctggccccctcccagttagggggagtgatgagctctacagcagtctcacaactcaatctctggttgaaaactgttttctgcccctcccaaaagatagaatttgtagataattggccctctttctgggactcacccacaaacaggaccaagcctggcctgctgaggagtgacgaactccatcctagctggaggggtgctctcatcttatctatcaacatagacagggctctaactcctctagcttcacaatgaaatagggtgcaacatttgtccaacatgtctctggacccactcactgtcacagtcatactctggacctagtttagtcccatggaataaatgttgtggatcttaatgtttttcctcataatcctggactatcggaccaccattttattacgtttgcaattgcaacaaataatctactcagaccccaaccaaggagcatcaaaagtcatgctataaattcacagacaacacaaagattccttgatgcccttccagactccctctgcctacccaaggacgccagaggacaaaaatcagttaaccacctaactgaggaactcaatttaaccttgcgcaataccctagatgcagttgcacccctaaaaacgaaaaacatttctcataagaaactagctccctggtatacagaaaatacccaagctctgatgcaagcttccagaaaattggaacggaaatggcgccacaccaaactggaagtcttccgactagcttggaaagacagtaccgtgcagtatcgaagagcccttactgctgctcgatcgtcctaattttccaacttaattgaggaaaataagaacattccgaaatgtatttttgatactgtcgcaaagctaactaaaaagcagcattccccaagtgaggatggctttcacttcagcagtaataaattcatgaacttctttgaggaaaagatcatgattattagaaagctatcagactcctctttaaatctaggtattccttcaaagctcagttgtcctgagtctgtacAACTCTGTCAgggcctaggatcaagagagacactcaagtgttttgattaaaataatcatggcctctaaaccttcaagctgcatactggaccctattccaactaaactactgaaagagctgcttcctgtgcttggccctcctatgttgaacataataaacggctctctatgtgtaccaaactcactaaactcactaaaagtggcagtaataaagcctctcttgaaaaagctaaaccttgacccagaaaatataaaaaaccaTCGGCCTATAGCGAATCTTCCaatcctctcaacatttttagaaaaggctgttgcgcagcaactcacttccttcctgaagacaaacaatgtatacgaaatgcttcagtctggttttagaccccatcatagcactgagactgcacttgtgaaggtggtaaatcaccttttaatggcatcagacagaggctctgcatctgtcctcgtgctcctagaccttagtgctgcttttgataccatcgatcaccacattcttttggagagattggaaacccaaattggtctacacggacaagttctggcctggtttagatcttatctgtcggaaagatatcagtttgtctctgtgaatggtttgtcctctgacaaatcaaccactattgttttcactatatacactgctcaaaaaaataaagggttaaacaacacaatgtaactccaagtcaatcacacttctgtgaaatcaaactgtccacttaggaagcaacactgattgacaataaattccacatgctgttgtgcaaatggaatagacaacaggtggaaattataggcaattagcaagacacccccaataaaggagtggttctgcaggtggtgaccacagaccacttctcagttcctatgcttcctggctgaggttttggtcacttttgaatgctggcggtgctttcactctagtggtagcatgagacggagtccacaacccacacaagtggctcaggtagtgcagctcatccaggatggcacatcaatgtgagctgtggcaagaaggtttgctgtgtctgtcagcgtagtgtccagagcatggaggcgctaccaggagacaggccagtacatcaggagacgtggaggaggccgtaggagggcaacaacccagaagtaggaccgctacctccgcctttgtgcaaggaggagcaggaggagcactgccagagccctgcaaaatgacctccagcaggccacaaatgtgcatgtgtctgttcaaacagtcagaaacagactccatgagggtggtatgagggcccgacatccacaggtgggggttgtgtttacagcccaacaccgtgcaggacgtttggcatttgccagagaacaccaagattggcaaattcgccactggcgccctgtgctcttcacagatgaaagcaggttcacactgagcacatgtgacagacgtgacagagtctggagacgccgtggagaacgttctgctgcctgcaacatcctccagcatgaccggtttggcggtgggtcagtcatggtgtggggtggcatttctttggggggccgcacagccctccatgtgctcgccagaggtagcctgactgccattaggtaccgagatgagatcctcagaccccttgtgagaccatatgctggtgcggttggccctgggttcctcctaatgcaagacaatgctagacctcatgtggctggagtgtttctgcagttcctgcaagaggaaggcattgatgctatggactggcccgcccattccccagacctgaatccaattgagcacatctgggacatcatgtctcgctccatccaccaacgctacgttgcaccacagactgtccagcagttggcggatgctttagtccaggtctgggaggagatccctcaggagaccatccaccacctcatcaggagcaggcccaggcgttgtagggaggtcatacaggcacgtggaggccacacacactactgagcctcattttgacttgttttaaggacattacatcaaagttggatcagcctgtagtgtggttttccactttaattttgagtgtgactccaaatccagacctccatgggttgataaatttgatttccattgataatttttgtgtgattttgttgtcagcacattcaactatgtaaagaaaaaagtatttaataagaatattttgttcattcagatctaggatgtgttattttattgttccctttatttttttgagcagtgtattttacatcttggggatgtcattcaaaaacataatgtttaCTGTCagtgctatgcggatgacacgcagctgtacatttcaatgaaacatggtgaagccccaaaattgacctcactagaagcctgtgtttcagacataaggaagtggatggctgcaaactttctacttttaaactcagacaaaatagagatgcttgttctaggtcccaagaaacaaagagatcttctgttgaatctgacaattaatcttaatggttgtacagtcgtctcaaataaaactgtgaaggacctcggcgttactctggaccctgatctctcttttgacgaacatatcaagactgtttcaaggacagctttttttacatctacgtaacattgcaaaaatcagaaactttctgttcaaaaatgatgcagaaaaattaatccatgcttttgttactgctaggttagactactgcaatgttctactttccggctacctggataaagcactaaatacacttttctgttagtgctaaatacggctgctagaatcctgactagaaccaaagaatttgatcatattactccagtgctagtttccctacactggcttctgtcaaggctagggctgatttcaaggttttactgctaacctacaaagcattacatgggcttgctcctacctatctctctgatttggtcctgccatacatacctacacatacgctacagtcacaagacgcaggcctcctaattgtccctagaatttccaagcaaacagctggaggcagggctttctcctatagagctccatttttatggaatggtctgcctacccatgtgagagacgcaaactcggtctcaacctttaagtctttactgaagactcatctcttcagtgggtcatatgattgagtgtagtctggcccaggagtgtgaaggtgaacgcaaaggctctggagcaacaaaccgcccttgctgtctctgcctggccggttcccctctttcttttattacaggggctgagtcactggcttactggtgctctttcatgccgtccctaggaggggtgcgtcacttgagtgggttgagtcactgatgtgatcttcctgtctgggtttgcgccccccacttgggttgtgccgtggcggagatctttgtgggctatactcggccttgtctcaggatggtaagttggtggttgaagataaccctctagtggtgtgggggctgtgctttggcaaagtgggtggggttatatccttcctttttggccctgtccgggggtatcatcggatggggcctcagtgtctcctgacccctcctgtctcagcctccagtatttatgctgcagtagtttatgggtcctccaatttactcaaatgatgtcaattagcctatcagatgcttctaaagccatgacatcattttctggaattttccaagctgtttaaatttacagttaacttagtgtagacttctgacccactggaattgtgagactgtgaattataagtgaaataatctgtctggaaacaattgatggaataattacttgtgtcatgcccaaagtagatgtcctaaattacttgccaaaactatagtttgttaacaatacatttgtggagtggttgaaaaatgagttttaatgactccaacctaagtgtatgtaaacttctgacttcaaatgtataagTGACTAATGCTGATATTTGTACTAGGTCTTGAACgtgatttgtgccacaaatgcaaaACAAATTACCATATTGAAACAGTACAGGGAAACTAAACCTAAGTATGAATTGCTGTCATACTCTGTCTAttgactgcttacagggtaaggaaacccatatgtaattttgtaatttgggtgaactttaACACCTTTTTGCGTGGTGTTTCCACACCGAAGGCGCCTGGAAGTAGATTTAGTGATAAGGCAAACTATTTCAGATCTGCAGAATCCCCCTTTGTTTCAAATGGTCTACAAACAGGTCAGGTCAGAGATATTATCTCATTTTTGATCAGTTTTCCATATTACGTGCAGATTTTCCACTCAAGGCATTCAGATAAATACTTCACACCCGGAGAAAGAAGTTCGACATAAAAACGTgacggatagacagacagagatcagAGATGGAGCTCAAAAGCAACGTGTCGAAGTACCTGGTGAGTATGACAGTCAGCGTGTGATAGAGCTACTACTAATGTTTTTTTGTTATACTGAAAATTGTATGTAACAATTGATTACATTTGTCAGAAACTCTTATCGAGAGCATTTAAGGTTCATTCAAAGGCACGTCCAAAGATGTTTCACCTACTCGGCTCAATGATTCAAAatggcaacctttcggttattggcccaacactaaccactaggctactagcTGCCTAATAAGGATGACCAGACATGTACTTATTTGCCATACTTTTTTTGCCATGTACTTGTGATGTGCTAATTCATTTATCTCATAAACGAAAAACTCTTTGGTTGCATCATCTCTTATGTATTTATTAGTACAGTGCAGAGTCACATCCGATTTGGACAATTTTATTAATTTAATTGATCTAAATAAAATTAAATAGAACCGTTTCTGTCCAATGGTTTTTGTTTAGCCTGTTTGTGCTTAAGTTTCAGCACTGTTCATTTGTTAGATAACTTCTAACATATTTACTTGTATTTCCATCCTCAGGttgtgtgctgtgtgtctgtgctgctggACCTGACCATGGCGAAAGGAATGAAGGTGACAAATGAGAGGTGTAACGAAACACTGATCATCCCTTCAGACTTCTACAAGATTCCCACAGACGAATCAGAGGGAAATGGGAACATTCACACACGCTCTCTGTCACCCTGGAC
It encodes the following:
- the LOC139374223 gene encoding interleukin-17A-like, translating into MELKSNVSKYLVVCCVSVLLDLTMAKGMKVTNERCNETLIIPSDFYKIPTDESEGNGNIHTRSLSPWTWKSTTVENRIPPTMWEAECSSMYCVYPTNRSQYMRYRQNSVPIYQQVMVLYTSATRKCYSASFLSVAVGCTCAWARTT